GGATTGGATAAATGAAAAATGTCACCAAGATTCAAATAAATAAAGATACTATTTCATCTATTTTATTATTTCTTGGAGTGTTTTTAGCTTTAATTATTAGTAACAATAGTTTTCTACTCACATATTATAAATCGTTTATAGCTTATAAATTTACTCTTGGATTTGAAGATCACCTACTGAGCAAATCATTACTCAAATGGGTGAATGATGGCTTGATGGCTATTTTCTTTTTCCTGCTAGGGTTAGAAATGAAATATCATATGACAGACGGAGAATTTCAAACCAAAAAAAACTTATTACTACCTACCATTGCCGCAATGGGTGGTTTTATAGTTCCGGCTCTAATATATTATGTAATCAATAAGCATGATCCAGTAGCAGTAGCGGGATGGGCAATTCCTGTGGCTACCGATACCGCGTTTATATTAGCAATCGTTTCGTTATTTGGGGATAGAATATCTAATAGTGCCAGAGTGTTTTTAGTTGGCCTATCTATTATAGATGATGCTTTAGCAGTAACGGTACTAGCTTTATTTTACACACCAGAGTTTAGCTCTATGCATCTTTTATATAGCTTATTACCTATTACTTATTTATTATTACTCAATAATTTTAAAGTATCCTCTAAAGGTTGTTATTATCTTGGTGGCTTATTCTTATGGTTAACAATAGTCAATTCAGGCATCCATGGTACAATAGCAGGAATAATGCTAGCTCTCTTTATACCTACCAAAATAGAAAAAAATGACAGAACCATTCATCTTGTTCAAAACATGGAGTCGGCTATACATAGCTTAGTAGCATTTTTTATCTTACCCTTATTTGCCTTTGTTAACTGTGAGCTCACTTTTAAAGATTTGTCTTTCAATGATTTATTATCACCTATTTCATTAGGCTGTATAGCTGGTTTGCTGGTAGGAAAGCCGTTAGGCATTTACTTATTTTCAAAACTCGCTATTAAAACTAAATTAATTAGCTTGCCGTATAATACCAATAAAATAACCTTTTTAGGCCTTTCATTTTTATGCGGGATTGGATTCACTTTAAGCTTATTTATTGGATTACAAGCTTTTGAACCTGTACAACTAGAAAATCAAATGAAAATTGGTGTTCTACTTGGTTCATTGATATGCGCAATTATCGGAACATATATAATCAAAAAATCTAGCAATAACCAAACCATACAGAACTAACTTAAATCAGATAAATTTTCTAGGCTATGCACTTATATAGATAACGATATTTTTAAGCGAAAAACTAATTTGTAGAAATAGTGAGCACATTTTAAAAAATTAATTAGCAGATGTCACAGCCAAAAAACCAAAAATAGTTTCAACAAATTTAATGATAATTAACTCTTGAGAGCTATCAGATATATTATAGTGAAGCTTCAATTATTTCCGCTTGAGGAAGATATTTCTTAGCATAGTTAATCGCTTGTTCTTTAGTAGAAAAATAAAGCTTAATTTGCTGTAAGGTATCTGTGCTACCTGTCCATCCCATTAAGCCTTCTACAAACCTGCCACCATCTTGTTCAAACTCAAGTATCCATTTTCTAGTATTAGCTTTACCAGATTGCATAGCAGTTTTGGTTGGACGATAGATTTTTGCATGCATTTTAAACAAACCTGTAATTCCACTAATAAATTGGAAGTAAAATCTTTTAAATATCTAAAAAGCTTATACTTCAAGCAGTTATAAGCAATGGCTACTTAATTATCAATGATTTTTTGCTAAAATTTTAGTTTTTTAATTTATTTTAATAATAGCATATTTTAGCGTCTAGTGCAAATATGAAGAAAAAGATGAACGATTTTGACTTTAAGAATATTTACAGCTGTAAAATTCCTCCTTTACAGGTTCAGTTTGAAGATAAATATCCTCTGATTCTTAGTAAAGATACTTAATTAATTTGCAAAAATTACAAACAAAAAGCATGGTCAATAACATCAGGTGATATAAGAAAAAGATAAAGAGAAAGTTTAATTTTAGCTTTAAAATTAGCCCGAAAAGTTTTGATATGGTTTAGGTTTATGGAATTGGCACTAAAAGTAATAAGCCACTTATTTATCCCTGAGTTATACATGGGTGATTTAATGATATCACCACCTTTTGACAACTGTATTAGCACAGCCTTTTTTATATAAATTGCTGTATGGTTTAACAGTTATGATTAATATTAATAATACAATAGAGACATGAGAAACTTAATTAGGTATAGTTAAAAATATATGCACTCAGGAGAATTTATATGGAATACTTTATAATAATGTTAGTAATATTAGTACCCTCAATTTTTCTTACTTTCTTTACAGTTAATCATCAAACCGTTGCTGTAATCGAAAGATTTGGAAAATATATTCGCACTGCTACCTCAGGCTTAAAC
This window of the Rickettsiales endosymbiont of Stachyamoeba lipophora genome carries:
- the nhaA gene encoding Na+/H+ antiporter NhaA; translated protein: MKNVTKIQINKDTISSILLFLGVFLALIISNNSFLLTYYKSFIAYKFTLGFEDHLLSKSLLKWVNDGLMAIFFFLLGLEMKYHMTDGEFQTKKNLLLPTIAAMGGFIVPALIYYVINKHDPVAVAGWAIPVATDTAFILAIVSLFGDRISNSARVFLVGLSIIDDALAVTVLALFYTPEFSSMHLLYSLLPITYLLLLNNFKVSSKGCYYLGGLFLWLTIVNSGIHGTIAGIMLALFIPTKIEKNDRTIHLVQNMESAIHSLVAFFILPLFAFVNCELTFKDLSFNDLLSPISLGCIAGLLVGKPLGIYLFSKLAIKTKLISLPYNTNKITFLGLSFLCGIGFTLSLFIGLQAFEPVQLENQMKIGVLLGSLICAIIGTYIIKKSSNNQTIQN
- a CDS encoding ETC complex I subunit, whose amino-acid sequence is MHAKIYRPTKTAMQSGKANTRKWILEFEQDGGRFVEGLMGWTGSTDTLQQIKLYFSTKEQAINYAKKYLPQAEIIEASL